A region from the Triticum aestivum cultivar Chinese Spring chromosome 3D, IWGSC CS RefSeq v2.1, whole genome shotgun sequence genome encodes:
- the LOC123075661 gene encoding uncharacterized protein, giving the protein MAFHQRSTSLPSRPHVSETEVELELQSLEASISSSNSISTMCDGLRTLANIYDGLEEIICLTRNQVCSSLQRSMLDGEMDGSLELLDLCSAMQEIFVEMKAIIQELQVALRKGDDAATQAKIQSYTRLVKKSKNLFKKTAKKAPADCSMVMLLAKAREIFVSLLESTLHLLSKQMEMPKQSLVSKAFHKKKAAVCKEEQLLGLECSIGDLESGAAHLFRKLVQSRVSLLNILSS; this is encoded by the coding sequence ATGGCTTTTCACCAAAGATCGACAAGTTTGCCTTCTAGGCCTCACGTCAGTGAGACCGAAGTCGAGCTAGAGCTTCAGAGCCTAGAAGCAAGCATCTCTTCCTCTAATTCCATCAGCACGATGTGCGATGGTCTCAGGACTCTTGCAAACATCTACGATGGTCTTGAAGAAATCATCTGCCTAACAAGGAACCAAGTTTGCTCCTCCCTGCAGAGGAGCATGTTGGATGGAGAAATGGACGGTTCTCTTGAGCTGCTAGACCTCTGCAGCGCCATGCAAGAGATCTTCGTCGAGATGAAGGCCATCATCCAAGAGCTTCAAGTGGCTCTAAGGAAAGGTGATGACGCAGCTACTCAGGCCAAGATCCAATCCTACACCCGCTTGGTGAAGAAGTCGAAGAATCTTTTCAAGAAGACCGCGAAGAAGGCTCCTGCAGATTGTAGCATGGTCATGCTGTTGGCCAAGGCTAGAGAGATCTTTGTGTCTCTGCTGGAGTCCACACTCCATCTCTTGTCGAAGCAAATGGAAATGCCTAAACAGTCTCTTGTTTCCAAGGCATTTCATAAGAAGAAGGCAGCTGTTTGCAAGGAGGAGCAATTGTTGGGGCTAGAGTGCAGTATCGGAGATCTCGAGAGTGGGGCAGCACATCTGTTCAGAAAATTAGTCCAGAGCAGAGTTTCCCTACTCAACATCCTTAGCTCATAG
- the LOC123080715 gene encoding uncharacterized protein: MTVELYIHQTRSSSFLLLLLSSTTIQRKASSSEMAFYLRSISLPSRPHVSETEVEQELHSLEASISSSNSISMMCDGLRSLANIYDALEEIICLPSSQVCSSQQRNILDGEIEGSLELLDLCSAMQEIFVEMKAIIQELQVALRKADDAASQAKIQSYTRLAKKAKKHLRKTAKKAPAACRIVMLLAKAREISVSLLESTLHLLSKQIEMPKQSLVSKAFHKKKLAVCKEEQLLELECSIGDLESGVGHLFRKLVQSRVSLLNILSS, encoded by the coding sequence ATGACAGTGGAACTGTACATACATCAAACAAGAAGCTCTTCTTTTCTGCTTCTCCTCCTCTCATCAACCACAATACAGAGAAAGGCATCAAGCTCAGAGATGGCTTTCTACCTAAGATCGATAAGTTTGCCTTCTAGGCCTCACGTCAGTGAGACCGAAGTCGAGCAAGAACTCCACAGCCTAGAAGCAAGCATCTCTTCCTCCAATTCCATCAGCATGATGTGCGATGGTCTCAGGAGTCTTGCAAACATCTACGATGCTCTTGAAGAGATTATTTGCCTACCAAGCAGCCAAGTTTGCTCCTCCCAGCAGAGGAACATATTGGATGGTGAAATTGAAGGTTCTCTTGAGCTGCTAGATCTCTGCAGTGCCATGCAAGAGATCTTCGTCGAGATGAAGGCTATCATCCAAGAGCTGCAAGTGGCTTTAAGGAAAGCCGACGATGCAGCCTCTCAAGCCAAGATCCAATCTTACACCCGCTTGGCAAAGAAGGCCAAGAAACATCTCAGGAAGACTGCGAAGAAGGCTCCTGCAGCTTGCAGGATAGTCATGCTGTTGGCCAAGGCCAGAGAGATCTCTGTCTCTCTGCTGGAGTCCACACTTCATCTCTTGTCGAAGCAAATCGAAATGCCTAAACAGTCTCTTGTTTCCAAAGCATTTCACAAGAAGAAGTTAGCTGTTTGCAAGGAGGAGCAATTGTTGGAGCTAGAGTGCAGTATCGGAGATCTCGAGAGTGGAGTAGGACATCTGTTCAGGAAATTAGTCCAGAGCAGAGTTTCTCTACTCAACATCCTTAGCTCGTAG
- the LOC123075660 gene encoding uncharacterized protein, producing the protein MAFHQRSTSLPSRPHVSETEVELELQSLEASISSSNSISTMCDGLRTLPNIYDGLEEIICLPSNQVCSSQQRSMLDGEMEGSLELLDLCSAMQEIFVEMKAIIQELQVALRKGDDAATQAKIQSYTRLVKKSKNLFKKTAKKAPADCSMVMLLAKAREISMSLLESTLHLLSKQIEMPKQSLVSKAFHKKKAAVCKEDQLLGLECSIGDLESGAGHLFRKLIQSRVSLLNILSS; encoded by the coding sequence ATGGCTTTCCACCAAAGATCAACCAGTTTGCCTTCTAGGCCTCACGTCAGTGAGACCGAAGTCGAGCTAGAGCTTCAGAGCCTAGAAGCAAGCATCTCTTCCTCTAATTCCATCAGCACGATGTGCGATGGTCTCAGGACTCTTCCAAACATCTACGATGGTCTTGAAGAGATCATCTGCCTACCAAGCAACCAAGTTTGCTCCTCCCAGCAGAGGAGCATGTTGGATGGAGAAATGGAAGGTTCTCTTGAGCTGCTAGACCTCTGCAGCGCCATGCAAGAGATCTTCGTCGAGATGAAGGCCATCATCCAAGAGCTTCAAGTGGCTCTAAGGAAAGGTGATGACGCAGCTACTCAGGCCAAGATCCAATCCTACACCCGCTTGGTGAAGAAGTCCAAGAATCTTTTCAAGAAGACCGCGAAGAAGGCTCCTGCAGATTGTAGCATGGTTATGCTATTGGCCAAGGCTAGAGAGATCTCTATGTCTCTGCTGGAGTCCACACTCCATCTCTTGTCGAAGCAAATCGAAATGCCTAAACAGTCTCTTGTTTCCAAGGCATTTCACAAGAAGAAGGCAGCTGTTTGCAAGGAGGATCAATTGTTGGGGCTAGAGTGCAGTATCGGAGATCTCGAGAGTGGGGCAGGACATCTGTTCAGAAAATTAATCCAGAGCAGAGTTTCCCTACTCAACATCCTtagctcatag